The Brassica napus cultivar Da-Ae chromosome C7, Da-Ae, whole genome shotgun sequence genome has a segment encoding these proteins:
- the LOC106409854 gene encoding protein SOB FIVE-LIKE 3-like, with protein sequence MEREECSSSESGWTTYISSPMEEDEEEVIDEVYYDGHSIEKDGRKYVNEYESNKDSDDSMASDASSGPSYHQTSNRGRRREGLVLRNGKSESNSKSNNVYDYKHDDKNSGNHKTRTKEKKKGENKSRSSKKK encoded by the coding sequence ATGGAGAGAGAAGAATGTAGCAGCAGCGAATCCGGTTGGACCACGTATATTTCTTCGCCAATGGAGGAAGACGAGGAAGAGGTAATTGATGAGGTCTATTATGATGGGCATAGCATCGAAAAAGATGGAAGAAAATATGTCAACGAGTACGAAAGCAACAAAGACAGCGACGATTCAATGGCTTCCGATGCTTCTTCCGGGCCAAGTTATCACCAAACGAGCAACAGAGGGAGACGGAGAGAAGGTCTCGTTTTAAGAAACGGGAAAAGTGAAAGTAATAGTAAGAGTAATAATGTTTATGATTATAAACATGATGATAAGAATAGTGGCAATCATAAAACTAGgacaaaagagaagaaaaagggTGAAAACAAGAGTAGATCTTCTAAAAAGaagtaa